The genomic DNA GGAACGATCTCCTCCAGCCTTTTTGAGGCGGTGGCCAGCAGCAACGAAAGCGCCGAACTGGCGGTCGCCCTGGCCGACATTTTCGCCTGGGATATCGACTTTATCCGCGACATTCAGGAAGGGGATGCCTTTTCCGCCATGGTGGAAAAGCGCTACCGCGATGGTCAGCCCGCCGGCTATGGGCGGATTCTCGCCGCCGAGTTCAACAATCAGGGGAAGCCCTACCAGGCGATCCTCTTTCAGGATGGGAACAATCCGCCTCAGTATTACACGCCTGACGGCAAAGGGATGCGCAAGGCCTTTCTCAAGGCGCCCCTCAATTTCACCCGGATTTCCTCCGGCTTCACGAAAAAACGCTTTCATCCGGTGCTGCGGGTCTGGCGGCCGCATCTGGCTATCGATTATGCCGCGCCCACCGGTACCCCGGTGCGGACCGTGGCTGACGGCACGGTGATCAAAAAGAGCTATGACCGCTCCAACGGCAACCTGGTGCGTATGCGCCACGCCAATGGCTATGAAACGACCTATATCCACCTGAACAAGTTCGCCAAGGATTTGAAGGTGGGCAAGCGACTCAAACAGGGAGATCTGGTCGGCTATGTCGGCAGCACCGGCATCGCCACCGGGCCCCACCTCGACTTCCGCATGTTCAAGAACGGACGACCGATCAACCCGGCGACGGTCAAGTCGACCACCGCCGATCCGGTTTCGAAGGGGAATCTCGTCGCCTTCCAGGCCGAGGCGGTGCGCTTGCTCTCCGAACTGGAAGGCGGCAATATCCAGCAGGCCCGGGTCGAAACCGCCGAGAACGAGAAAAAACTGACGCCCTGATCGCAGGGTCCGGGCAAGAAGGAGACCTCATGTACACGGCTAAGGTCATGGATCATTTCGCCAACCCCCGGAATGTGGGGATCATCGAGGATGCCAATGTGGTGGTCCAAGTCGGCGATCCCGGTTGCGGGGACGGTCTGCTGATTTTCCTCAAGATCGAGGATGACCGTATCAGCGACATGAAGTACAAGATCTATGGCTGCGGCGCCGCCATCGCCACCTCGTCGATGGCGAGCGAGATGGCCATCGGCAAGAGTCTCGATGAGGTGCTGGTCGAGGTGACCGAAGAAAATATCGCCGCCGCCCTTGACGGCCTGCCGGACGAGAAGATGCACTGCTCCAATCTGGCTGCCAGCGCCCTGCGCGCCGCCATCGCCCAATACAAAGACATTCAGCGAAAAAAAGCGGCCGCCGCCGGTTAACTCCGACAACAGCCGCTTTGCCTTGTTCCTCAGACCCTTCTCTTTGCCTGGAGAAGGGTTTTTTGCATCTCAGTTGGCAAAGATGGCGCGCAGGTCTTCCTTGATCTCCCGGGGGGTGATGCCGAAGGTTTCGCTCCAGTTTTTGGGATCGCAGACGTTCCCTTCGAGGAGCATGGTCAGCTGCCCCGAGGTGATGGGGAAGCGCGGCACCCCTTCGAGGAGGTTGACCAGGGGTTTGACCAGGCACAGGGGCTGATGCAGTTTGAGCACCGTGCCCTTGCCGAGGGCGGCGCCGAAGGCGTCGAGCAGCTCGTCGTAGGTCAGGCTGGTGGGACCGCAGCAGCAGTAGGTTTGACCGATGCTCTCCGGCTTCGTCAGAGCGGCGACGAAGCCCGCCGCCACATCCTCCACCGCCACCGGGCTCATGCGGTACCGGCCGTCGCCGAAGACCGGAACGACCGGTAGCTTGCGCACCAGGTCGGAGAGCATGTGCACGAATTCCCCCTTGGCGCCGAAGATCAGGGACGGCCGGAAGATGGTCCAGTCGAGCCCCGATGCGCGCACCAACTCTTCGCCCCGCCACTTGCTCTGATGATAGGGGGTGGCGGCATTTTCCCGGGTGCCGTTGGCGCTCATCTGCAGATAGCGGCGCACGCCCTGATTTTTCGCGGCTTCAAGGAGGTTGCGCGTCGTCTCGACGTGCAGCTTCTCGAAAGTGACGCCCTTCGCCGGAATTTCGCGGATGATGCCGACCAGCTGGATGGCCGCTTCGCAGCCGGTCAGGGCGCCGGCGAGGGACGCAGGATCGACGGCGTCCCCCCGGCAAATATCGAGTTGAGGATGGATCGGCAGCTTGTTTTCGCTGCCGGCGCGGACCAGGGCGCGAACCTCGTGACCCGCCGCGAGGAGCTGTTTCAGCACTTCCTGACCGACAAAGCCGGTGCCGCCGGTGACAAAGACCTTCATGGAAACCTCCTTGACGTATTCTCTGCATTGATTGGGTCAAAATCGCGACATAAATGTGGGGGGACAATAGAAAGACTAAATTAGTGAATAGGCGGGAATGCTCGGGCGTGCTCGGGAATGGCCGGGATTCTGCTTTTATTTTCGGGCGGTTATCTTCGTGCGGCGCTTTGGGCCTGGCGGGCGGCGGCGGACATTCAAAACACTAAAAAACGGCGCTTCGGCAATTTTCGGACAATAGAAACACTAAATCGCACGGCACCCTTCAAGACCCTTCAAAAAGCCTTCAAACGCCAAAAACAGAGCATGAGCGGCCGCCCTTCACCGGGCCTCTTTCGCCTCTGTTATTTGGCTGTCTATCCAAGAAACTATCTCTTTTTTCACTTCATTCGGGGCTATGGCTCTGAAAAAACAAAATCGTTGGTCGATTTCATCGAAAATTTCCCAGTATTTAACGTTTTTTTCAGAGTCAGAGTTAAGGTCTTTGTGTTTTGTGTCGACAAGATTTCTTATTTTGTTGGCAATATCATAATCATGCAAAGCAAATGAAGGCTTATAAAATTCACTGATTATTGAAGCGATAACGAAATGGTTCCAGCTATTACCGGACTTCACATGATCGTGGAACTTGGCGTATATCAGACCTCTATTTTTTGAAGGTATATCTTTATAATGATCTGATTCTAAATAGTGGTCAATTATCTGTGTATTGACTAAAAACGATTTATTTAATTCGTTTTGTTCAATAGATTGAGCTTGAAAATCCCGCCTTTCCATTTCCCCAGCCCCGCACACAAGCCAGGCGGGGTTAACCCAAGGATAAACATCTAATATTTTTGCAAGGTTATCGGCATCAGGAACGCTGTCGCCTCGCTCCCATCTCCCTATCGTGTTCTTGTGAAAACCAAGCTTCTCGGCGAATTCACCTTGAAGAAGGTCCCCGCGTAAAATTCTGATCCTTTCCCCAATCCTCATCAAAACACCCGTTCTGGTGTCGCAGTTCTCTTGCCGGAACTGCGACATATTCGATTTTTGTAATATTGAATTGACGCAGTTCTGTATATATCCAGTATTTTTGAAGATTTTTTCTTAAAACAGCCAAACATGTTAGTTATTAAAAAATTCAAAAACTACGTCACTGGTTTTTTATGTTGACGATAAACACATGATCCTGTATTTAATTTAACAAGACAAACAGATTTCCCACCTTCGTCCCACAGAAAGGGCCGGTCGAATGTTCACTACTCGCCCCCCCAGAAATCCCGAATTAAGAAACGTCTGGATCATGGCCAATCTTCGGGCGCGTGGTTCCTCTTATGCGGCTATCGCCAAAGAGCTGGGGATCTCCCGGAATGCTGTTTCCATGGCCGCGAAAAAGCCCGCTCTTTCCGTCCGTTGTTGTGCCGCCATTGCCGAGAAGCTTGGGCTTCGTCCTCGCGATATTTGGCCAGAGCGGTTTTCCGCTGTTCAGGATTCTAACCTAACAAGTCGGGCTAAACAATGACAAAGGGCCGGAAAAGAATTGTCAACGATGCCGGGCAGCTTGGTCTTTTCGACCTTCTCAAGCAAGAGCAGGCCGAACGGATCGCCGCCCAGCCGGGCCGGTTGTCTATCTCTTCCCGCTTCATGGCGACGATACGCCAGGCCATGAAGAAGGCCGCCAAGAGCCGGGACGCGATAGCCGATGAAATGACCCACCTTGCCGGGCAGACCGTCACGGTCAACATGCTGAACAGTTGGACGGCGGAAAGCCACCCCCACCGGATGCCCGCCGAACTACTTCCGGCATTCTGCGCCGCCGTGGACAATACCGACCCGATACGGATTTTGGCCGAGACCGTCGGGATTTACACCCTCCCGGGCGTCGATGCCTTACGCGCCGAAGTTCAGAGGATTCGGGAAGAAGAACAGAAGTTGGCCGCCGAACGCAAGCGGCGTGAACTCTTTCTGAAGGAGCTGGGGCAATGAAGACCCATTACAACGCCGCCCTTCACCCCGAAACTCATGTGCTCCCCGCCTGTCGCGTCGGTACGATCGGCACCACGAAGCCGCGCCCCGCTTATCACGGCACAACCGCCCGCGAGAAAGTCACTTGCAAGGCCTGCATGTTGGCCCTGGGGGGCCGGAAATGACGTTGTTTCTTGCCACGGTTCAAGAAATCGCGGCCGGGCTTGGCGAAAAGCCAAGGACCGTTCAGCGATGGGCCAAGAAATCAAATTGGCCGCCTACCGGCGAAACCGTTCAGGGCGGGGGGTTCAGGTACAACGTGGACGAACTCCCCTTGAGCGACCAGGAGAAGACCAGAATCCGCGCCCATTTGCTGCTTTGTGTCCGCCCGGGCTCGACCGTTTCCACCCCCGAGGCCGCCGCGCCTGAAGCGCCCGCCGCTCCCTCGGCGGAATCCCGACTGACCGACGAAGACCGGGAAGCCCTTCATGCCTATGCCGCACAGAAGAGCACGAAGAACAGGGAGGGCGCGGCCCGGAAGGCGGAAGCGGTTCGCGCCGTGGAAACTCTCATGGCCCGGGGAACCGGGATAACGGCAGCCTGTAATGAAGTGGGCGCGAAGATTGGAAAAGGCGGGGACAGGGTGAGAGTCTGGTTTGAAAAAACCCGAGGCGTTGACCCTGGCGATTGGGTGGCAATCCTCGTTGACGCCCGAGGCGGGAACCGCCCGAAAAAGGACCCCAGCCCGGAAGTCTATGACTATATCAAGGCCGATTGGTTGCGGATCGAGCGGCCCACCTTCCAAGCCGTCTATGAACGGGCGGAACGAGCCGCCAAGGCCCACGGCTGGGAACTTCCCAGCTTGAAAACGATCAAGCGCAAGCTCGAAAACGAAATCCCCCACGCTCTTATCGTACTGAAGCGCCAAGGCGAAGACGCCTATAAGAAATGCTACCCGGCCCAAGAGCGAGACAAGACCGTTTTTCGGGCTCTCGAAGCGGTCAACGGCGACGGCTACACCTTCTTTAAATATGTCCGGTTCGAGTCCGGCGAGGTGTGCCGCCCTACCGCCTGGGTATGGCAAGACATTTATTCAGGGAAGATTCTAGCTTGGCGTCTCGACG from Desulfuromonas acetexigens includes the following:
- a CDS encoding helix-turn-helix domain-containing protein — translated: MRIGERIRILRGDLLQGEFAEKLGFHKNTIGRWERGDSVPDADNLAKILDVYPWVNPAWLVCGAGEMERRDFQAQSIEQNELNKSFLVNTQIIDHYLESDHYKDIPSKNRGLIYAKFHDHVKSGNSWNHFVIASIISEFYKPSFALHDYDIANKIRNLVDTKHKDLNSDSEKNVKYWEIFDEIDQRFCFFRAIAPNEVKKEIVSWIDSQITEAKEAR
- a CDS encoding helix-turn-helix domain-containing protein → MANLRARGSSYAAIAKELGISRNAVSMAAKKPALSVRCCAAIAEKLGLRPRDIWPERFSAVQDSNLTSRAKQ
- a CDS encoding SDR family oxidoreductase; the protein is MKVFVTGGTGFVGQEVLKQLLAAGHEVRALVRAGSENKLPIHPQLDICRGDAVDPASLAGALTGCEAAIQLVGIIREIPAKGVTFEKLHVETTRNLLEAAKNQGVRRYLQMSANGTRENAATPYHQSKWRGEELVRASGLDWTIFRPSLIFGAKGEFVHMLSDLVRKLPVVPVFGDGRYRMSPVAVEDVAAGFVAALTKPESIGQTYCCCGPTSLTYDELLDAFGAALGKGTVLKLHQPLCLVKPLVNLLEGVPRFPITSGQLTMLLEGNVCDPKNWSETFGITPREIKEDLRAIFAN
- a CDS encoding iron-sulfur cluster assembly scaffold protein, producing MYTAKVMDHFANPRNVGIIEDANVVVQVGDPGCGDGLLIFLKIEDDRISDMKYKIYGCGAAIATSSMASEMAIGKSLDEVLVEVTEENIAAALDGLPDEKMHCSNLAASALRAAIAQYKDIQRKKAAAAG
- a CDS encoding M23 family metallopeptidase gives rise to the protein MPMKHRFIFPDVRRRRRRRRQSLVALLALAVLAFFLIRGPQEHETALVVDEDVVETAIEETEPEAAPAEESPRDLALDGVVQPGETFSSLLREYLSPQQISDLAARSRKVFPLSQLRAGQPYSLSLQDDSLVSFVYDIDRENQLSIRCEGEGCDVDRVPIPYTVQTETIYGTISSSLFEAVASSNESAELAVALADIFAWDIDFIRDIQEGDAFSAMVEKRYRDGQPAGYGRILAAEFNNQGKPYQAILFQDGNNPPQYYTPDGKGMRKAFLKAPLNFTRISSGFTKKRFHPVLRVWRPHLAIDYAAPTGTPVRTVADGTVIKKSYDRSNGNLVRMRHANGYETTYIHLNKFAKDLKVGKRLKQGDLVGYVGSTGIATGPHLDFRMFKNGRPINPATVKSTTADPVSKGNLVAFQAEAVRLLSELEGGNIQQARVETAENEKKLTP